The window tttccttattttctgacatatacACTTTTACAAAGGTGGATGCTTACATTAAACACAAAGTTTGAGATAATGAAGTCCTCAACCTTCGTCAGTAAGAGGATTAGTTCTATTGTAATAGAATCTCAGAATAAACCAGCCTAAAACATCACATAATGCTTGCTACTTCTTTAGGCGCAGGCTGGATGGCTGCAGCATGACTTTGGTCACCTGTCTGTCTTCAAAAGGTCCACCTGGAACCACGCTGTCCACAAGTTGGTCATTGGTCATTTAAAGGTAACCTCTCTCAGTTATATTCTTTTCATATAAATTAAACACAGGTATTAAAATATCGATTTTCTCAGGGAGCTTCTGCCAACTGGTGGAATCACCGACATTTCCAGCATCACGCTAAACCCAACATCTTCACCAAGGACCCCGATATCAACACGCTGGACACCTTTGTACTTGGACAGACTATACCAGTGGAGGCAAGTAGCACAGCACTAATGTTTCTAATTTCTTCAGTCATATGATCCAACTTCTCATCACCCTCTGTTTACCTCTGTGCTGCAGTACGGGATAAAGAAGATCAAGCACATGCCCTACAATCACCAACACCAGTACTTCTTTCTCTGTATGTTTCTTCAGAGTCATTTAACAAGAATAAAAAACTATGACAGCTTTGTTTTAACAAgccttgtctttcttttttctttcagtgggACCTCCGCTGCTCATTCCAGTTTTCTACAACTTTAATATAATGCACACCATGATAACCAGGCGATACTGGGTGGTAAGCTCTCAGCCTCTGAGTGGTGTAGTGCAGTTTGTATAATGATTTTCCATTTGATGTATCAGGCTGTATTTAGCCTAGCAAAGGAAATGTGAGCTTAGAGtgctaaagaaaaacattacagTAAAATCAGAATAGCACAGGTGGTAGCAAACATACAGTTTCtcctcattttcagaggctcaaactACTAACTGATTATTCTATGACAAATTAACCAGATAAAAGAACTAAAAGAAAAGTTCATTTCAAATATTGAACTAGTATTTAGtagcttttcattgttttttaaatatgaagccCAAACTGATGTCACTGCAAGGGAAGGAGGCCGGCCATCATTTAAACCTATCGGAGAGACAGCAAAAACTTTAGGAGTGCCCAAATCAATGATTTGATACATATTCTTAGAAAGAATGAGTGGACAGTCGggtcagcaacaccaaaagacctgAAAAATCACAGAAGACAACTGAAGTGCACGATGGCAGAACTATTTCCATGGTTACGAaaaacagccttaaaacatctaacCAAGTCAAGAACACTCTTGAGGAGGTTAAAGTATCATTGTCAAGGTCTGTGATCGAGACATACCTTTGTGAATGAAAATACAGAGGGTTTCATAACAAGTTACATACAGCAGATTATGCTTAAGAACAGGAAGACCAGACTATTCCAGAAATTATGTGAAAAAACCTGCAAAGGTCTGTAAAaatctttggacagatgaaaacaAGATGAACTTGTACCAGAATACTGTGAAgagaaaagtatggagaaggagagaaaccCAATTGTCTGCCAAATATGGTGAAGGCAGTGTTATGCATGAACCTGTATGTCTGCCAGTATCCCCACTGGTGCTTAGTGAAACAggagtttctcaaggcaaagaatGTGAAATTCctcaagtcagtcacctgatctcaggcCAACAGAGCAGCTTTTCATTTACTGAAGACAAAAGTGGAGGCAGAAAGTCACGCAGACAGCAGCTGAAGGTGTCTACAGTAAAGGGATAGCAGAGCATCTATGCTAATCTTCAAGTAGTCATTGGCTGCACAGGATTTTCATACACGTACTAAAAATATtgcttaaattaaataaaattgaagtaGTTTGTTAGTTtaattttgagcctctgaaaataaaGGACTGcgtataaaaatggctgtaattcccAAACAGTCAATGCAACATTTTTGTTAAACCTCTTATGACAGATGAAGGGCTGCACTTTGTTCTGAtcagaggcaaaactacaaaaaatgtcCAATAAATTATGGACCTAATTGTACAAATACGATAGTGATGAATTATGACTCTTCTTAAGTAAGACATTATATAAATCATATGAACGTTCTTGTCTTGTGAAGGATCTGACTTGGGCCATGACATACTACCTCCGCTACTTCTACTGTTATGCACCTCTATACGGCGTGTTTGGCTCAGTggcgttctttttttttgtcaggtaAATCTTTAGAAAGAGAATTAACCAAAGCATTATGTGATTGCTCTTCCTAATAAGGCATACTTTAGTTGTTACACTGTCTTAGATTAGATTCTGGGTGAAAGAGTCACCTGGTCCTCTCTGTTGTAGTATGCCTTATTAGtaagatttttttctattatttccGTTCCCCCTTCTACAATGAAAGTTATCATGTTGTTATTAATTTTGCAGGTTTTTGGAGAGTCACTGGTTTGTGTGGGTGACTCAGATGAATCACATACCGATGGATATCGATCATGAAAAGCACAAGGACTGGCTGACTATTCAGGTAGCTGTACCTATTTTACCAGCAGGTGGTGCTGATGTGCAAGGTTGTGCAAAAGTTTTGGACGCTTTGATTCTTCCATCGCCCAATCCTCATAAATGTCTCTGAATCACAAATATTAGTCTTATTTAGGCTTTTTTCTCGTCTTTAGTTACAATCCACCTGTAATATCGAGCAGTCCTTCTTCAACGACTGGTTCAGCGGACACCTCAACTTTCAAATCGAGCACCAGTAAGTGAAATGAGTGCAGCAAATGCAGACAAATGTATGTTCAGTGTGCTTTCACAAAGTAGAGTACTAGGATTAAAATAGAAACAACCATTTTGCAGACACAAGCAGCAAAGGTCCATAAAACCTCTCTGAATCAGGAACTAGAATCAAGCATCACGCTTGTtgtaaatatagaaaaaaaatggtgaAAGAGTGGTGTCATCACATGCTAAAGTCAGGCCTCCCCATTTAACCACTTGTGAAACTGTTTCTCACaccagctctgtgtgtgtgtgtgtgtgtgtgtgtgtgtgtgtgtgtgtgtgtgtgtgtgtgtgtgtgtgtgtgtgtgtgtgtgtgctcccccccacacacacagacatggagTCACAttctgtaaacacagtttttctGACTGAACTTTTTGTAGGAACCAAGTCTGCATGCATCGTTCCAGTGCCTTCATAATTTAACAACTgtcattaaaattaaattgtTTGGCAACATAGAGagactttaaaacaaaacaaattaaaacaaattctCAGACGACCAAAGCTTCCCgtttctcttctctctcaaGCTTGTTCCCTACAATGCCGCGCCACAACTACCACCTGGTGGCGCCACAGGTCCGCGAACTCTGTGAGAAACATGGGATTCCTTACCAGGAGAAAACTTTGTGGCGAGGCCTTGCTGATATTGTCACGTAAGTATTATCATAATGGAGCATTGACGAGGttgaaaatacacacacacacacacacttacttgtttttctttttttttcttttttttcatcaggTCACTGAAAACCTCAGGAGACCTCTGGCTCGACGCTTACCTCCATAAATGACAGACTGCATTTCCTTCACTGATGTAAAAggaatgtttttcatttttgcataaaaaaaacccaactaatTGTATCTGTCTGATTATTAAAATCAAGCCACTAGTGGGGGAATGACCTTTGTTATTAACGCTATTGTTAAGTCTGGGGTTCTCATAAGTTGCCTTTGAGTGTCTTGATCAACAGTAGGCGTTCTTTTTCTGTTTCGAGTCAATTTGGCAGATAAAACATGATCATTTTATTGCTGAAAGGTGTGGTGAGGTAAAGCCATCTGTTGGCCATCCGTCCATTCAAAATTGAGAAGAATTGCATCTCCTCCTACAGTTTCATTCAGAATATAATCAATGATGTCCTAATGGGTCATTACACACACGGTGCTCTGGGGCCAAAGTCACATTTTTCATGTGAGCCAGATGAGCTACTATGTAACTGATGTTCTGGTTTCTCACAAACCACaatttgtaaaatattaatttcattattttctgtcaAAATTAAAATTGTAACCACTTTAAAATGCAGCTCTTGTTATTCTGTTTCAGTTTACAATAAATAAACTGTGCTGGCTGTTTCTGGTCCTCTGGTAAAATTGATCCAATGACAAACACAAGAACCATACTGACGAAAGACATAAAATTAAGACCgagtttatttattcattttttaatcattgtctttttaaaaactatatACACCCGCTTGAACGTTTCTCTAAATCTCCACTTATTCATTACCAGGATTTACATATCTACTGCACATACTGCTTGTTATTCTGGTGCTTGTGCAGCTTACACTGCAAAACGCCTTGCTGCTAAGAACACGTTAATGGCAGCGTCTCACTTTTACAGACAAAATCTTCATGCAGAATTATTGCTTGCTAAGTTTGCCAGAATGTCTGAAACCTGATTAGCAAGAATATTTGTTTTAATACTTAGTGTTGATGAGCATTAACCAACCAGGCTGAGAAAATGATACCTGCTAGAAGTAACACAGAGCATgtctatcttttttttcttttttaactcctGTAAACAGTTACATGAAAACAGTTGGCCATATATCAGAAAGCGTGTCAAGCATTCTGGCACAGATTTTAAAACACAATCGCTAAAATCTACTTTTTTAAAGGTATTTTAGTAAACAGCCTCATCGTTGACGGTGAGCATGAACATTAACAGCACTGCTCGTACAAATATGTACGTTACATGCAAATCATGCATACACGTGCTCACACGCACACCGAAGTGTACGTAAATTCATAagctccttttttcttttgtttagcaGAAATCTCTTTGTCGAGAAAATTTAaggagacaaagagaaaaaatgcAACACAATTAAGAAAAAACGCTTCAAAACATACACGTTGGAtgatacaaaataaatatacaattaAAAACGTACACAATATTTCAGTATTTGCCAAGGCAGGTCAGAATTAACTGTAGATTGATTGAAGAAGCTGCTGCACTTAGAAAGCTGTGAAGGAGAAAGATGACTAGATGAGTTGTTTAGGTCAGCGGGTTCAGTCTTTGCTGCCGGAGTCGATCCTCTCCTGCCGCCGTGTCAAGATCTCCTGTAGCTCTGAGGTTCCACCGCTCTGCTGTAAAGGAAACATTGGTGTCTCTTTAAATATCGTTTGATGCTGAAGATGTCAGATATACAGACTTGCATATATTTTACAAAGCAGTAGCTTTAGGATTTGTTTTCTTCTAAATACAGTTCCAAAGTTCCTGtgtccattttaaatgaactcAGACCCAGAAAACAGATAGGCATTTTAGGATGTTAGGGTTAGAAATGGTTTTTGTTGAGAACCAGTTCCCCGAAGTTcagttccttggaattgttagtctGCTTTCCTATTGATCCCTCTTATTGGTTCCACTTGCACTCatgctacaatcagctgatttcagtttgtgtgctgGAGGAGGAAAATAGTGGTGCAGTCtacatgtactttttaaattGCACAGAAGGACGAGAGCACTTCATCCtggacagaaacagctgcattatgctgctaacacaacttcggATCTTTGTGATTTGCAAGCACCTGCACAGACaccatgctaacgctaagctagccaagaacccagggTGACATTGCCTGAGTGAATGCcaaccccagcccagcagccagatgCTGAACTTCAACAAGTAACAAGCAGATGATCAGTCAAGCTGCAGCTTCAGTTTCTACCTGctcatgtttctaaagtagaatcactgAGGTGTTTGCTTTGAAGTCTTTTTGTGCtcgttttcatctttgctttgtgctgtCGACTGTGTTCATTTCAATGGAGCGCTGTCTGAGGTTCAATTCTTCATTCTCCTACAGAGAGTCCTCTGATTTTTCTATTGTTTAAATTACAATATTTTCAGCAGACGATAAAACCTACAAATTTCAAATGATTCTGACTAAACAGTTTAAAATAGGCTTTAACTTATTTGTAAAACACCGCTTtccatttttaatttacatttttctgcagCATGTCATTGCTGTgaataaacacagtgaaagaTCCAGTCGGTGGTTCAGGAATATACCACACTGCATTGcaatatatatttacatttgtaaTTTGAGGTTATTAATCtactttgtcatttttttgtaacttttttgATCACACTTTTGTGTAGCTGTGATTATGAAGAACATGTTAAACTGACAAATTCTTTCTCCTTAGTACGGTCTCCATCTCAGTGAGTACATCCACTTTTTATGGCTGTATGTATATTAAGTATAGAGCTTGAATCACTAAGAATCTGACAGCTGACAACAGATTTTACATACATATACTTGACTTAACGTTCTCGGAAAATTACTGAAAGTTGAAAAGTGGGCATTTTTCATACAGCATCTAAAGACTCTCATATGTTCAGCAATCAAAGCACATCTATCaaatgaaacagctgtgtaagCAGTGTGCGCGCTGAGGGGACTGACCTCTAGCTGTTCTTTCTGCACTGTGACCAGTGAGAAGACGCGACTGCCTTCATCTCCACAAACAGCCTTCAGTTCTTCTTTGTTCAGGGAAAACAGCTGAGCCCCAGTCAGGATCCCCAGACAGTCAACAGTCCTGCAGAAAACCGTCACACAATTAAAAGACAGTATTTACTAAAACAACATTGCTTCCAAAAGAGAGCACACTGCTAAA is drawn from Pelmatolapia mariae isolate MD_Pm_ZW linkage group LG7, Pm_UMD_F_2, whole genome shotgun sequence and contains these coding sequences:
- the LOC134631328 gene encoding acyl-CoA Delta-4 desaturase-like; translation: MGRGSQQTVPGEPDSGKAKGVYTWEEVQSHNSRNDQWLVIDRKVYNITQWAKRHPGGFRVIGHYAGEDATEPFTAFHPDSKFVQKFLKPLLLGELAATEPSQDRDKNAAIVQDFKTLRAQVEKQGLLQGQPLFFFLHLAHIVLLEALGWLLVSMWGTGWIPTLLCSVILATAQAQAGWLQHDFGHLSVFKRSTWNHAVHKLVIGHLKGASANWWNHRHFQHHAKPNIFTKDPDINTLDTFVLGQTIPVEYGIKKIKHMPYNHQHQYFFLLGPPLLIPVFYNFNIMHTMITRRYWVDLTWAMTYYLRYFYCYAPLYGVFGSVAFFFFVRFLESHWFVWVTQMNHIPMDIDHEKHKDWLTIQLQSTCNIEQSFFNDWFSGHLNFQIEHHLFPTMPRHNYHLVAPQVRELCEKHGIPYQEKTLWRGLADIVTSLKTSGDLWLDAYLHK